The Lewinellaceae bacterium nucleotide sequence ATTCCGCTGTGCCGCCTGTGGCGGTTAGTGTTGCGGTAAACGGGTACACCGGATCACAGCTGTATGCGCTAAAAGTCGATTCAACTTCAAGGGTGTTTTCCACCGTTACGGTAAAACTACAGGTGGCGGTATTGCCTGATGCATCGCTGACCTGATAGACGATCGGTGTAACGCCCTCCACAAATGTTGAGCCTGTTGACAGTCCTTCGGTTTGGGTCATCGTTTCAATCCCGCAATTATCCTCCGCCTCAGGTAATTCATATTCCACGGCCAGGCAGTTCATCGACACCACATTCTCCGGACAAAAGATAAACACCGGGGCGATCGTATCCAGCACCGTGATCATTACGGTTGTGCTGTCGGAGTTGCCGTTTTCATCCCACAGTTTTACGGCGTATTCCTGACTGCCCGTGTTCGTGCAGTTAAGCGCTGTATTATTGAGTTCAAAACTCACGGCTGAGCAGTTGTCGCTGCTGCCCCCGTCGATCATTGCTGCCGTTAATTCAGCCGTCCCGTTTTCATCGAGGTACACCGTGATGTCCTGGGTGATCAGTGTCGGGGCGATCGTATCTTCTTCCGTCACATCGAAGGGAAGAATCACCTCGCAATTGTTCGCATCCGTAATCGTCGTCGAATAATGCCCTCCTGCCAGGCTTCCTATACTTATCGCGCTGCTCCCCGTCGACCAAAGGATGTTGTATGGAGCAGTGCCTCCCGTTATTTCATCTATGCTGAGGCTGCCCGAACTGCTGCCCGGGCAGATGTAGTTGTTTGCTGTCGTCTGCGTTGTTATGCTCTGGCAGTCAAAACTGTTCACCCTGGCTGAATCTATTTTCATACACCCGTTGCTGTCTGTGACACTCAGATGATACAATGCCGGAGAGAGGTTCTCTATCGTTGAGCCAGTACCGCCCGTGCTCCACAGGTATTCGTATCCTGGCGTGCCGCCGCTCACCGTCGCGGTAATACTTCCGTCATTGGCACTGCTGCCGGTCTCTGCCGTCGCTGACAATACCAGTACGATCGCCGGAGGATCCGTAACCTGTATCGATAATGATACCTCGCAGCTGTTGCCATCTGTCAGGGTTACCGTGTACATTCCGGCCGACAGATCGCCTATGGTCGCCCCCGTTGCTCCATTCGACCAGGCGTAACTATAAGTGTCTGCCCCTCCTGTGCCTTCTACTGTAATGCTGCCTGTGGCGCCATCCGGGCACTCGACATGCGTGAGGTTTTGTAATGCCAGTTCCGGCAGCTCCGCTTCCGTCACCGTCAGCTCATCCTGCGATACACAACCGTTCTCACTGTTCAACACCGTCAGCAAATAAGTGCCCGGTGCTGATAATTCGGGTATCAGGGTCATCCCTCCGTTGAGGATCGTGCCCCCTGTGGTGGTCCACTGGTAGCTGTACCCGGTGCCCTGGGAAGAGGCGGTGCCATTGGCCAGGGCGGTGGATTGGGCGCACGTTAGTTCAAGGTCTGTTCCTGCATCTGCTGTCGGCACGGCGGTATTTATGTTGATTTCCACCTCATCTGAGGTACTGCAACCCAGGGCCGTGTTGGTGGCCGTCAGCACATAGGTGCCCGCTTCGTTTATCGTCTGTTGAGGAGTATTTATGTCGTTCGACCAGCTGTAAGCGATGCCGTCTTCGGGAAGATTTTGACCTATGGTCACTTCCGTCACCGAGCATGTCAGCGTCTGGTCAGCGCCTGCATTAGCTGTCGGCGGTGCTGTTACCTCAATGGTAAAGGTCACGCTCGTCGTGCAACCGTTCCCGTCCAGCGCTTCTATCGTATAAGTGCCCGCCTCACAAAATGTAAGCCCGGAGGTCGTTTCTTCTTCGATTACAAAAGCCATCAACTCAAAGGTCGATGCCGCATAATCCACACAGTCTCCTTCACAAAGTTCGTGGCTCACCGCAAGGGGCGAGGTCGGGTCATAAACGGTGAGGGTTAACTCATCCAGGGCCGTACAGCCGTTTTCATCCGTAGCTGTTACTGTGTAAGTAGTTGTTTGGTTCGGGCAAACCGTCGTTTCATTGCCGTTCCAGGCGTAGGTATAACTGCCACTGCCCCCTGTCGCACTCGCACTCAGGGTGTAGCAGTCGCCCGGGCACAGGGACGCGTCCGATGCAGCAACCGTTGCCAGTGGCGGAAGTACAGACAGTGTCAGGTCGTCCGTCGCCGTGCAGCCATTCGCATCCGTGAGCGTTACCGTATAAGTGCTCGTTTGGGAGGGACACACCGTGCTCTCATTTCCGCTCCAGGCGTAAGTATAAGGTTCGGCACCTTCGGAGCCGGTAGGATTAAAAGTATAGCAATCTCCCGGACACAGCGTCACATCGGCTCCGGCAAAGGCTTCAGGCAAAGGCGAGACGAAAACCGTCAAACCATCCATCACGCTGCAGCCGTTGCCGTCCGTTACCGTTACCGTATAGGTCGTGGTTTGGATAGGACATACTTCTGTTGTAACGCTGCTCCAGCTATAGTTATAACTGCCGGAACCGCCGCTTGACGTTGGGCTGAAAGTGTAACACGAGCCTTCACAGATCACCACATCCGATCCTGCATCAAGTGAAGGAAGACTGTGGACCGTCACCTGGATATTATCCTGGGTGCTGCAGCCGTTGGTATCCGTTACCGTCAGGATGTAGGTCGTCGTCTGCGAAGGACATACCGTGGTGGAGCCGTCTCCGCTCCAGCTGAAGTTGTAGGGAGGACTGCCGCCCCCCGCCACAGGTTCGAAGGTATAACAATCGCCCACACAAAGAGCCACGTCATTTCCTGCGTTGGCCGAAGGAGGCATCGTTACACTGATCATTATTTCATCCGTAGCCGTGCAGCCGTTGGCATCCGTTACGGTCACCGTATAGGTCGTCGTTCCGGCAGGGCAGACCGTGGCCTGGCCACTGCTCCAAGCATAACTGTAATTTCCGGAACCTCCAAAAGCAGAAGGACTGAACGTATAACAATCTCCGGCGCATATACTAGCATCATCCCCTGCATTCACTGTCGGAAGATCGAATACATTCACGGTGATCTGGTCGGTGCTGCTACAGCCGTTGCCATCGGTTACCGTGACGGTGTAACTTGTCGTCTGGGTGGGACACACTTCAGTGGTGCCGCTGCTCCAGGCGTAGCTGTAACTGCCCGTACCACCGCTTGTGGTTGGGGCGAAGGTATAACACGCTCCCTGGCAAAGATTTATATCGGCTCCTGCATCTACTGTCGGCACCTCCCAAACTGTGATCATCAGTTCATCAGTATCTGCACAGCCATTGCTGTCCGTGACCGTCAGGGTATAATTCGTCGTTTGTGTCGGGCATACTTCTGTGGTGCCACTGCTCCAGGCGTAGCTGTAACCACCAGAACCTCCCGTCGCTGTCGGGAAAAAGGTATAACATCCTCCCTCGCAAAAACTCTGGTCCGATCCTGCACTGGCCTGCGGCAGGGAGAACACTTCGATGGTGATTTCATCCGTTGAAGTGCAGCCGTTGCCGTCGGTGATCGTCACCGTGTAGGTCGTCGTGATTTCGGGACAGACCGTCGTCTGGCCGCCGCTCCAGGCGTAACTGTAGGTGCCTGAACCGCCACTGCCTGATGGGGTAAAAGTATAACAGGCCCCCAGGCAGAGACTCACATCATCCCCGGCATTCACCGTCGGAAGATCGAATACATTTAGGGTGATCTGGTCGGTGCTGCTGCACCCGTTGCCATCGGTGACGGTTACCGTGTAGGGGGTGGTTTGTGTCGGGCATACTTCTGTCGTGCCACTGCTCCAGGCGTAGCCGTAGCTGCCCGTGCCACCGCTTGCCGTTGGCGCAAAGGTATAACACGCTCCCTGGCAAAGGTTCTCATCCGTTCCTGCATCAACCTGGGGAAGATCCACTACCGTCAGCGTCAGGTCATCCGTGGCACTGCAGCCGTTGTTGCCCGTCACCGTCAGGGTGTAGGTGGTCGTTTCAGCAGGACAAACCTCCGTTTGCTGCACTCCGCTCCACTGAAAAGTGTAGGGCATCTCCCCTCCACTTGCCGAAGGCGCAAAAGTATAACAGTCCCCGGCGCATACATTCCCATCCATGCCCGCATTCGCAACCGGAGTGGGCAGTACATTGATCATTTGTTCGTCCGTATCCTCGCAGCCGTGATTATCCGTTACCGTTACCGTATAAACAGTGGTGGTGGTCGGGCATACCTGTGCGCTGCCGCCACTCCAGCTGTAACTGTAGGGAGAGGTGCCGCCGCTGGCAGAAGCCCCAAGGGTCGTGCATACTCCGGAACAGATCGTCCCATCTGCTGAGGCCATCACCGTCGGCAATTCATAAACCACGGCCGTCACTACATCCGTGCCGGTGCAGCCGTTGCCGTCCGTCACCGTCACCGTATAACTCGTATGCGTCGGGGGCGCTACTGTAAGCTGAGCCGTATTACTCAGCCCGTTGGGCCAGGCAAAACTGTAGTTCCCGTCACCGCCAGCCGCTACCGCCGTAAACGTCACCGGCGTCCCCTGGCACGCAAATTCGTTCAACCCCCCATTCACCGTCGGGTTCTCGTGGATGGTTAGTGTCACCGCTGTTCGGGTAGCGCTCTTGCAGCCCGTCGAAGGATCCTGGGTTTCCGCGTAAAAAGTGCCGGCTCCTGTCGGAGTGTAGGTCGTGGAACTTTGGGCCAGCAGTGGTCCACCCGTGGGATTACCGTACCAGCTCACTTCATAACCCGGCTCTGCCGTGGCCGTCAGGATCGGAAAAGGTTCAGCTTCGCAGATTTCAGCATTCGATGACACCGGTGGAAGGATGTTTACATTATCACAATTGATGAGTGGAGAGGAACCTTCCACTATGGTTAAAATGTCGTTGGCTGACACATCATAAAGAATATCCTCATTACCGCTCAGCCACCGGACGATGAGTGAATCCACCATGGTATTGGGTCCAAGACCAAAATGTTCAATGGTTGAATTTTGTGCGAGGTAGGCAATTCCACAATGTTTATAGCGGACGTACTTATTCCCATTGATATAAATTTCTATCCAGCTGCCTATGCCTTCCCGGTTACTCTCTGTGCCTATCAGGTTGACTTTTAACCAATGGTTGGAATTGTTCGTCGTATTTTGCCAAAGGTGAAAATTGTTCTGCGGTGCCCCCAAAGGCGTTGCATTATTGACCACAATGTCCGGCCATCCGTCATTATTAAAATCTCCAATTGCGTTTGAAAAACTATTCATAGTATCACCGACCATACCAGGTAGGTTTGCTTCGGTAAAAGAAGCACCATTATTGTTATTTAGAAATAATTCACTTGCGTGGTCAATTCCCATATGCTGGGTTGAAACATACAAATCAAGATCAAGATCATTATCTGCATCGAAAAAATTCCCTCCCCAGTTTTCCCTGTCAACGGTTACCCCCACCCCAGGAGCAACGTCGGTGAAAGTCTCATTACCATTATTTCTCAGCAATTGGTTACCACCTGCATAAGCATTATTGGTAACATAAATGTCTAAATCGCCATCATTATCGTAATCCCCTACTCCGACATTCATAGCATCTATACCAATATCTGTATTTGAACTACTACTAATGTCCTGAAAAGTACCATCTCCATTATTTTTAAACATGGAATTTATAGACCATGGGCGATCCTGGGAATTGTACAAATCCTGTAAGCCATTGTTATTAATATCCAAAAATGCGGAACAAAAAGTCAGTTTATATCCATCTGCAACTCCGGCCACATCGGTAACATCCGTAAAGGTTCTGTCTCCGTTGTTTTTATATAAACGGTTAGAATAAATCCCCTGGTAGGACCAATTATCAATGTAAAGATCCAGCAATCCGTCATTATTGTAATCCCCGAAAACAGCACCATAAGTAGGTGCATTATTGATAGGCAACCCCGCATTAGCTGTAATATCCGCGAAATTAAAATTGCCAATATTTTCATATAAACGGGTAGGGCTTTCAAAACTAGTCACCAGCAAGTCCCGGTCTCCATCATTGTCAAAATCCACCCAGATGATTTGTTCGTTTAAGCCTGTGTTGGTTATGGGAGCAGTAATTTGGATAAATCCACTTCCTGTATTTTGATAAAACAAAACATTGGACCCTTGTTGTGTCGCAAAAGTAAGGTCATCCAAACCGTCTCCATTAAAATCAACAAAACTCACCCCACTCCCCAAAGAACATAAACCGCATGTAGAATTTATTCCATTAGCGGCTGCCACCTCTATGAAATTTTGTGCATTTCCAATTTGACTTGCCCAAAAAAGGACCATTCCTAAAGTAAAAAATTTTTTCATAGTTGTTGTGCTTTCCTGAAAAATTTCATCAGAAACGTTTATCGATCCTACTCGTAATTTTCAAAATCAGAAATATTTTCACTTGTTCACCACCACCCTTTTCACTATCATACCGTTCTCCGTCACAATCTTTAAGAGGTACACTCCTTCCGAAAAAACCCTCATGTCCACTTCCACCTCATCCACTTCGGCCCTTTTCTCTGTTTGCCACAGCTGGTGGCCGTTGATGTCCAACAGGTTGAGGGTGGCCTTTTCTTTTTTTGGTAAATCGAACTGTACCCTGAGAATATTAGACGTCGGGTTGGGCGACAACACAATGGACTGGTCCAGGGCTATATTGCCTGTTCCGGTGATATTTTCCACCTCCACACATTCCCCCGCAATACAGCCATCCTCATCAAATACCCACAAGCAATAATTCCCAGCCGGTATGCCGTCCAAATCCTCTCCCGTGGCAAATAAGTTCCCCATCTCATCGCGCCATTCGAATCCGTATGTCCCTGATCCGCCGGTCACCGTGGCATCAATCGCGCCATTCCACTCCATATCTGTTGAAGCAGTGGCGATCAGGGTTATGCTGATCGTATCCGGTATGGTGGCCGTTATCTCACCACTTTGTTCACAGCCCTGGCTGTCCGTGACCGTCCAGCTCCACGGACCCGGTGCGGCGAGGATTGTTTCCTGGCTTGTACTGCTATCATTCCACAAATAGCTGTATTCCGCTGTGCCGCCTGTGGCGGTTAGTGTTGCGGTAAACGGGTACACCGGATCACAGCTGTATGCGCTAAAAGTCGATTCAACTTCAAGGGTGTTTTCCACCGTTACGGTAAAACTACAGGTGGCGGTATTGCCTGATGCATCGCTGACCTGATAGACGATCGGTGTAACGCCCTCCACAAATGTTGAGCCTGTTGACAGTCCTTCGGTTTGGGTCATCGTTTCAATCCCGCAATTATCCTCCGCCTCAGGTAATTCATATTCCACGGCCAGGCAGTTCATCGACACCACATTCTCCGGACAAAAGATAAACACCGGGGCGATCGTATCCAGCACCGTGATCATTACGGTTGTGCTGTCGGAGTTGCCGTTTTCATCCCACAGTTTTACGGCGTATTCCTGACTGCCCGTGTTCGTGCAGTTAAGCGCTGTATTATTGAGTTCAAAACTCACGGCTGAGCAGTTGTCGCTGCTGCCCCCGTCGATCATTGCTGCCGTTAATTCAGCCGTCCCGTTTTCATCGAGGTACACCGTGATGTCCTGGGTGATCAGTGTCGGGGCGATCGTATCTTCTTCCGTCACATCGAAGGGAAGAATCACCTCGCAATTGTTCGCATCCGTAATCGTCGTCGAATAATGCCCTCCTGCCAGGCTTCCTATACTTATCGCGCTGCTCCCCGTCGACCAAAGGATGTTGTATGGAGCAGTGCCTCCCGTTATTTCATCTATGCTGAGGCTGCCCGAACTGCTGCCCGGGCAGATGTAGTTGTTTGCTGTCGTCTGCGTTGTTATGCTCTGGCAGTCAAAACTGTTCACCCTGGCTGAATCTATTTTCATACACCCGTTGCTGTCTGTGACACTCAGATGATACAATGCCGGAGAGAGGTTCTCTATCGTTGAGCCAGTACCGCCCGTGCTCCACAGGTATTCGTATCCTGGCGTGCCGCCGCTCACCGTCGCGGTAATACTTCCGTCATTGGCACTGCTGCCGGTCTCTGCCGTCGCTGACAATACCAGTACGATCGCCGGAGGATCCGTAACCTGGATCGATAATGACACCTCGCAGCTGTTGCCATCCGTCAGGGTTACCGTGTACATTCCGGCCGACAGATCGCCTATGGTCGCCCCCGTTGCTCCATTCGACCAGGCGTAACTATAAGTGTCTGCCCCGCCTGTGCCCCCTACCGTGATGCTGCCTGTGGCGCCATCCGGGCACTCGACATGCGTGAGGTTTTGTAATGCCAGTTCCGGCAGCTCCGCTTCCGTCACCGTCAGTTCATCCTGCGACACACAACCGTTCTCACTGTTCAACACCGTCAGCAAATAAGTGCCCGGAGCTGATAATTCGGGCATCAGGGTCATCCCTCCGTTGAGGATCGTGCCCTCTGTGGTGGTCCACTGGTAGCTGTACCCGGTGCCCTGGGAAGAGGAGTTGCCATTGGCCAGGGCGGTGGGGTGGGCGCAGGTCAGTTCAAGGTCTGTTCCTGCATCTGCTGTCGGTGGGGTCGTGTTCATTGTTATTTCCACCTCATCCGTGGTACTGCAGCCCAGGGCCGTGTTGGTGGCCGTCAGTACATAGGTGCCCGCTTCGTTTATTGTTTGTTGAGGAGTATTTATGCCGTTCGACCAGCTGTAAGCGATGCCGTCTTCGGGAAGATTTTGACCTATGGTCACTTCCGTCACCGAGCATGTCAGCGTCTGGTCAGCGCCTGCATTAGCTGTCGGCGGTGCTGTTACCTCAATGGTAAAGGTCACGCTCGTCGTGCAACCGTTCCCGTCCAGCGCTTCTATCGTATAAGTGCCCGCCTCACAAAATGTAAGCCCGGAGGTCGTTT carries:
- a CDS encoding VCBS repeat-containing protein encodes the protein MKKFFTLGMVLFWASQIGNAQNFIEVAAANGINSTCGLCSLGSGVSFVDFNGDGLDDLTFATQQGSNVLFYQNTGSGFIQITAPITNTGLNEQIIWVDFDNDGDRDLLVTSFESPTRLYENIGNFNFADITANAGLPINNAPTYGAVFGDYNNDGLLDLYIDNWSYQGIYSNRLYKNNGDRTFTDVTDVAGVADGYKLTFCSAFLDINNNGLQDLYNSQDRPWSINSMFKNNGDGTFQDISSSSNTDIGIDAMNVGVGDYDNDGDLDIYVTNNAYAGGNQLLRNNGNETFTDVAPGVGVTVDRENWGGNFFDADNDLDLDLYVSTQHMGIDHASELFLNNNNGASFTEANLPGMVGDTMNSFSNAIGDFNNDGWPDIVVNNATPLGAPQNNFHLWQNTTNNSNHWLKVNLIGTESNREGIGSWIEIYINGNKYVRYKHCGIAYLAQNSTIEHFGLGPNTMVDSLIVRWLSGNEDILYDVSANDILTIVEGSSPLINCDNVNILPPVSSNAEICEAEPFPILTATAEPGYEVSWYGNPTGGPLLAQSSTTYTPTGAGTFYAETQDPSTGCKSATRTAVTLTIHENPTVNGGLNEFACQGTPVTFTAVAAGGDGNYSFAWPNGLSNTAQLTVAPPTHTSYTVTVTDGNGCTGTDVVTAVVYELPTVMASADGTICSGVCTTLGASASGGTSPYSYSWSGGSAQVCPTTTTVYTVTVTDNHGCEDTDEQMINVLPTPVANAGMDGNVCAGDCYTFAPSASGGEMPYTFQWSGVQQTEVCPAETTTYTLTVTGNNGCSATDDLTLTVVDLPQVDAGTDENLCQGACYTFAPTASGGTGSYGYAWSSGTTEVCPTQTTPYTVTVTDGNGCSSTDQITLNVFDLPTVNAGDDVSLCLGACYTFTPSGSGGSGTYSYAWSGGQTTVCPEITTTYTVTITDGNGCTSTDEITIEVFSLPQASAGSDQSFCEGGCYTFFPTATGGSGGYSYAWSSGTTEVCPTQTTNYTLTVTDSNGCADTDELMITVWEVPTVDAGADINLCQGACYTFAPTTSGGTGSYSYAWSSGTTEVCPTQTTSYTVTVTDGNGCSSTDQITVNVFDLPTVNAGDDASICAGDCYTFSPSAFGGSGNYSYAWSSGQATVCPAGTTTYTVTVTDANGCTATDEIMISVTMPPSANAGNDVALCVGDCYTFEPVAGGGSPPYNFSWSGDGSTTVCPSQTTTYILTVTDTNGCSTQDNIQVTVHSLPSLDAGSDVVICEGSCYTFSPTSSGGSGSYNYSWSSVTTEVCPIQTTTYTVTVTDGNGCSVMDGLTVFVSPLPEAFAGADVTLCPGDCYTFNPTGSEGAEPYTYAWSGNESTVCPSQTSTYTVTLTDANGCTATDDLTLSVLPPLATVAASDASLCPGDCYTLSASATGGSGSYTYAWNGNETTVCPNQTTTYTVTATDENGCTALDELTLTVYDPTSPLAVSHELCEGDCVDYAASTFELMAFVIEEETTSGLTFCEAGTYTIEALDGNGCTTSVTFTIEVTAPPTANAGADQTLTCSVTEVTIGQNLPEDGIAYSWSNDINTPQQTINEAGTYVLTATNTALGCSTSDEVEININTAVPTADAGTDLELTCAQSTALANGTASSQGTGYSYQWTTTGGTILNGGMTLIPELSAPGTYLLTVLNSENGCVSQDELTVTEAELPELALQNLTHVECPDGATGSITVEGTGGADTYSYAWSNGATGATIGDLSAGMYTVTLTDGNSCEVSLSIQVTDPPAIVLVLSATAETGSSANDGSITATVSGGTPGYEYLWSTGGTGSTIENLSPALYHLSVTDSNGCMKIDSARVNSFDCQSITTQTTANNYICPGSSSGSLSIDEITGGTAPYNILWSTGSSAISIGSLAGGHYSTTITDANNCEVILPFDVTEEDTIAPTLITQDITVYLDENGTAELTAAMIDGGSSDNCSAVSFELNNTALNCTNTGSQEYAVKLWDENGNSDSTTVMITVLDTIAPVFIFCPENVVSMNCLAVEYELPEAEDNCGIETMTQTEGLSTGSTFVEGVTPIVYQVSDASGNTATCSFTVTVENTLEVESTFSAYSCDPVYPFTATLTATGGTAEYSYLWNDSSTSQETILAAPGPWSWTVTDSQGCEQSGEITATIPDTISITLIATASTDMEWNGAIDATVTGGSGTYGFEWRDEMGNLFATGEDLDGIPAGNYCLWVFDEDGCIAGECVEVENITGTGNIALDQSIVLSPNPTSNILRVQFDLPKKEKATLNLLDINGHQLWQTEKRAEVDEVEVDMRVFSEGVYLLKIVTGDRMTVKRVVVNR